In Desulfovibrio litoralis DSM 11393, a genomic segment contains:
- a CDS encoding MFS transporter has translation MSNTTEFDQDKNLRKIVISSILGAVIEWYDFFLYGVVASLFFNHLYFPSFDPTVGTLLAFATFAIGFVARPLGGIVFGHFGDKIGRKKVLILTLQIMGVATVGIGLIPSYEQIGIWAPILLIICRLAQGLGLGGEWGGAVLMSFESAPASKRAFYGSLPQIGMSLGLLLATGVIALLSATLSDEAFLSWGWRLAFIASAVLLAVGSYMRSSIHETQDFKEAKEQRPEVKYPLLDAFKRYPKMMIACMGARFIDGVSFNVFGVYSLTYLTTTHNIHRDVALSSLMIAAIVMTLCIPFWGAVADKIGKAKIYGGSALMVGILSFPAFWILNNYPDHFMLVTLALGIPFGIFHAAVFGTMAGLFSESFDASVRYSGISFVYQFTAIFASGLTPMIAITLTEWNDHQPWFLCIYLLVVAIMSAACTVWMARMRKQQLLDGHN, from the coding sequence ATGAGCAATACTACCGAATTTGACCAAGATAAAAACCTTCGTAAAATTGTAATATCATCTATATTAGGGGCTGTTATAGAATGGTATGACTTCTTTTTATACGGCGTTGTGGCTAGTTTATTTTTTAACCACTTATACTTTCCATCTTTTGACCCAACCGTTGGAACTTTATTGGCTTTTGCTACTTTTGCTATAGGCTTTGTGGCTCGCCCTTTGGGTGGTATTGTTTTTGGACACTTTGGCGATAAAATAGGTAGAAAAAAAGTACTTATTTTGACCTTACAAATTATGGGTGTTGCAACTGTTGGTATTGGTTTGATTCCAAGCTATGAACAGATCGGTATATGGGCTCCTATTTTACTTATTATTTGTCGTTTAGCTCAAGGTTTGGGCTTAGGTGGCGAATGGGGTGGGGCTGTTTTAATGTCTTTTGAATCTGCTCCAGCGAGCAAACGTGCGTTTTATGGTAGTTTACCGCAAATTGGTATGTCGTTAGGCTTATTACTCGCTACTGGTGTTATTGCTCTTCTCTCTGCTACTTTAAGTGATGAAGCGTTTTTAAGCTGGGGTTGGCGCCTTGCGTTTATTGCGAGTGCGGTGCTTCTGGCTGTTGGTTCTTATATGAGAAGCTCTATACATGAAACTCAAGATTTTAAAGAAGCTAAAGAACAAAGACCAGAAGTGAAATATCCTCTTTTAGATGCGTTTAAGCGTTATCCTAAGATGATGATTGCTTGTATGGGGGCACGTTTTATCGACGGTGTCTCTTTTAACGTATTTGGTGTGTATTCTTTAACATATTTAACAACAACCCATAATATTCACCGAGACGTAGCCCTAAGCTCCTTGATGATTGCGGCTATTGTTATGACGCTGTGTATTCCTTTTTGGGGTGCTGTTGCTGATAAAATAGGTAAAGCAAAAATTTATGGTGGTTCGGCATTGATGGTAGGTATTTTAAGTTTTCCGGCTTTTTGGATTCTGAATAACTACCCTGATCACTTCATGCTAGTTACATTAGCATTAGGTATACCTTTTGGTATCTTCCATGCTGCTGTATTTGGCACAATGGCCGGTTTATTCTCTGAAAGTTTTGATGCTTCTGTGCGTTATTCTGGTATCTCTTTTGTTTATCAATTTACAGCTATTTTTGCATCGGGTCTTACTCCAATGATTGCTATTACTTTAACAGAATGGAACGACCACCAACCTTGGTTCCTTTGTATCTATCTTCTTGTTGTTGCTATTATGAGTGCTGCCTGTACCGTATGGATGGCTCGCATGAGAAAACAACAATTATTAGATGGACATAATTAA